One segment of Penaeus chinensis breed Huanghai No. 1 chromosome 14, ASM1920278v2, whole genome shotgun sequence DNA contains the following:
- the LOC125032306 gene encoding mucin-22-like → MLAILIFALGVLIGLVFMGVNCLHDGIGTAADNVTPPSTQASKVSSNSGAENGNIYTSTHNTTKATNSIHNNTYNTTTTLYRIRNSTNNTAATTSINSSNFDTTVTTVEPGDAEPVDIPVTVPVNRDVYTAASVNSINPDIITHDALDVDTVSGENVESTLNILNDSIPDSVVIDHKSFDITTVTTDAGATVDTVEVDPAESGTAADAAIADSTDDINKEIGITGNDTTDSTLEIDTTVDMSRADVTDTTEVETVIDAQKMYTNSDTTDVNTADDRTEVDAISDATLAEPTVDTNELDINTDATNADALADGTEVDAVDIGTEVDTVVETEEVGPATKATDYIPTEFGPFIETTDIYSFGETADFGTTLGATEVDTVDNITEIDATIDVTEVYTVVETSKVDTTAGTPGATVENVVAATVMTTSVDTAGESNELDTAINVTEDYNIFGTTEFGPVIEVTEADFPVETAEVDTTIEATEVDTATDATEVGTTAEVKEVDTTTSATGVGNVVDVTTVSTEVDTTGDVTSDITKMYDTTPIVSVTDITTIGTTTVNITTVGTTALDTTTAGTTPVHVATTRTTTAAAPEGNAVITGTRDVGIATVGTVPIANIGTRIADTNDNTTDVTGNNTGNFSATAEINTSVTTITRNPEHLDGASAKDTVIDGIIGDTVIDDASSTEVGNVDIDTTTGSTVKTYTKTIDTIDVTTTDGDNSTANPMLVDDTVLKNKTNRSSKNLDIDSTDANTTDGIKFHGIHINLTSFDVENAFTTEVESNLTEERTHTEASVSDMTLANNTTRRRSEADHLTGSTIPLAAVTTETSVETNVEEPKTVNRMEMNSSAETTAVFKAAVPSTTAGSISAENTTFDNTSLGNENDEARENHVGNNRINNMTDDKENGVGRTLFNTTVVDSTSIYKTDNTIGTAETSTTSVIYVENITLDNLVDNTTDMGNVDSTSVGKAFDNTSDIAEDRTFIDNFTALDNITIDNTKNNTAKTDNTTDIVETDNTTDIAETDNTTDIAETDNTTDIAETDNTTTDITVTDNTKDIAETDNTTDIAETDNITDIKLTIQLSLQKLTTQLIFDNTTNITAVDNAINTTAIENITDIAEIDNITINNKIDITDIENKTVDPVVDNNTADRDVGNETNTTNLDDAPTDTRNAIGVSDNVTASIINSSLPTFTTVIGTTTDALVITSLSTENTILSSTVIENPTPSGTPTVSSRASETTRISSTTSESTTATSTPIKTSTLSSTTSETTTVSTTIQLPVFDTGISSDTTESSVLTSSTLESVNLEIDEFPNQESTEKSTAGYNNISVVSMFCARLSARNTSAFRTCRNKTIYCVTHLKKTDSYELTNGQFTEYGKVDNSQTVFAAIRILLLSSSIMQSTKRLPQLYLQTRKPKQSENMGYPRNRIGANNPLLSPVGISEVIGKSTYIMSAVSLLPGRRAQIPGEQSTSSPSPSPVAPTKEDDVLDNSSRGHGDTCGPWAQCGGDLTCRNSTCICPEYVPGAFVVRLCLHQTRSVSDCSYSETGNRCDCEYFNFTLLLLYGLAAFLALLLILLVWSLIRYCSRTTVVTSPAETYSTKDHVTSQANHVSRPATASQGNHSYGPQTEIPGQITLTAEELPSPRFYYPPSHVSRRGSLPKLVSTLEPQAIQVTSPISPRRPSTAGPRSVSLAPPMFPGDYRFSPVETVPQRPHVLPPLRTSTRPPKLSDIP, encoded by the exons ATGTTAGCCATTTTGATCTTCGCGCTAGGTGTGTTGATTGGCCTTGTGTTCATGGGTGTTAACTGCCTACACGATG gTATCGGCACGGCTGCGGATAATGTTACCCCACCAAGTACCCAAGCCAGCAAAGTGTCTTCGAACTCCGGTGCAGAAAATGGCAACATTTACACGAGCACACACAACACTACGAAGGCCACAAATAGCATTCACAATAACACCTATAACACTACGACTACCTTATACAGAATACGCAATAGCACAAATAACACTGCTGCGACTACTAGTATTAACAGTTCGAATTTCGATACTACAGTTACGACTGTTGAGCCTGGAGATGCTGAGCCTGTTGATATTCCCGTTACTGTGCCTGTTAATAGAGATGTTTACACTGCAGCATCCGTTAATTCTATTAACCCTGACATAATAACACATGACGCTTTGGATGTTGACACAGTATCAGGCGAAAATGTGGAAAGTACATTGAATATTCTGAACGACAGCATACCAGATAGCGTGGTGATCGACCACAAGAGTTTTGACATAACCACTGTTACTACAGACGCTGGCGCGACAGTTGATACAGTAGAAGTTGATCCGGCAGAAAGTGGTACAGCTGCTGATGCTGCAATTGCTGACTCGACTGAcgacataaataaagaaattggGATAACAGGAAATGACACGACTGATAGCACACTAGAAATTGACACGACTGTTGACATGTCAAGAGCTGATGTGACTGACACAACCGAAGTCGAAACTGTTATAGATGCACAAAAAATGTATACGAACAGTGACACAACAGATGTCAACACAGCTGATGACAGAACAGAAGTTGATGCCATCAGTGATGCAACATTAGCTGAACCGACTGTTGATACTAATGAATTGGACATCAATACTGATGCAACAAACGCTGATGCTCTTGCTGACGGAACAGAAGTTGACGCTGTTGATATTGGAACAGAAGTTGACACGGTTGTTGAAACTGAAGAAGTTGGCCCTGCTACTAAAGCAACAGATTACATTCCAACAGAATTTGGCCCTTTTATTGAAACAACAGATATCTATTCTTTTGGCGAGACAGCAGATTTTGGCACTACTCTTGGAGCAACAGAAGTTGACACTGTTGATAATATAACAGAAATCGACGCCACTATAGATGTAACAGAAGTTTACACAGTTGTTGAAACATCGAAAGTTGACACAACTGCTGGCACTCCTGGTGCAACTGTTGAAAATGTAGTTGCCGCTACTGTTATGACAACATCAGTTGATACGGCTGGTGAATCTAATGAACTTGACACTGCTATTAATGTAACAGAAGATTACAATATATTTGGCACAACAGAATTTGGCCCTGTTATTGAAGTAACCGAAGCTGACTTCCCTGTGGAGACAGCAGAAGTCGACACTACAATTGAAGCAACAGAAGTTGACACTGCTACTGATGCAACAGAAGTTGGCACAACTGCTGAAGTTAAGGAAGTTGACACGACTACTAGTGCCACAGGTGTTGGAAATGTAGTTGACGTTACTACTGTGTCGACAGAAGTTGATACGACTGGCGATGTAACTTCTGATATTACGAAAATGTATGACACTACACCTATCGTCTCAGTAACAGACATCACGACTATCGGTACCACAACAGTTAACATTACTACCGTTGGGACGACAGCGCTTGATACAACGACTGCCGGTACCACGCCAGTTCATGTCGCAACCACTCGTACCACAACTGCTGCTGCGCCGGAGGGTAACGCAGTAATCACAGGCACTAGGGACGTCGGTATAGCAACAGTTGGCACTGTTCCTATTGCCAACATTGGCACGAGGATCGCTGACACAAATGACAACACTACTGATGTCACAGGTAATAACACTGGTAACTTTAGCGCCACTGCTGAGATAAACACTTCTGTTACTACGATAACAAGGAATCCCGAGCATTTAGATGGTGCAAGTGCAAAGGATACTGTCATAGATGGTATTATAGGGGATACGGTTATAGATGATGCTTCCAGTACTGAAGTTGGAAACGTTGATATTGATACCACTACAGGCAGCACTGTAAAGACTTACACGAAGACCATCGATACTATAGATGTCACCACAACAGATGGTGATAATTCTACAGCTAACCCAATGCTAGTTGATGACACAGTGCTTAAGAATAAGACGAACCGTAGCTCAAAAAATCTCGACATCGACTCTACGGATGCTAATACCACTGATGGTATCAAATTCCACGGGATCCATATCAACCTTACGTCATTTGACGTCGAAAACGCGTTTACAACCGAAGTCGAATCCAATTTAACTGAGGAACGCACGCACACCGAAGCTTCAGTGTCTGACATGACTCTTGCTAATAACACGACGCGGCGGCGGTCAGAAGCGGACCATTTAACAGGTTCCACAATTCCCTTAGCCGCTGTGACTACTGAAACGTCCGTTGAAACGAATGTGGAGGAGCCGAAGACAGTCAACCGAATGGAAATGAACTCAAGTGCCGAGACAACAGCTGTTTTTAAGGCAGCAGTTCCCAGCACAACTGCTGGAAGCATATCAGCTGAGAACACAACTTTTGACAACACCTCTCTTGGTAACGAAAATGACGAAGCAAGAGAAAATCATGTTGGCAATAACAGAATTAACAATATGACAGATGACAAGGAAAATGGCGTTGGCAGGACACTTTTTAACACCACAGTTGTAGATTCCACGAGCATTTATA aaaccGACAACACAATCGGCACTGCGGAAACTTCCACCACATCTGTCATCTATGTCGAGAACATAACTCTTGACAATTTAGttgacaacacaactgacatgGGGAATGTTGACAGCACAAGTGTTGGCAAAGCATTTGACAACACATCTGACATCGCAGAAGACAGAACATTTATTGACAACTTTACAGCTCTTGACAACATTACTATTGACAACACAAAGAACAACACAGCAA aaactgacaacacaactgatATTGTAGAAACTGACAACActactgacattgcagaaactgacaacacaactgacattgcagaaactgacaacacaactgacattgcagaaactgacaacaca acaactgacattaCTGTCACTGACAACACAAAagacattgcagaaactgacaacacaactgacattgcagaaactgacaacataactgacatt aaactgacaatACAACTGtcattgcagaaactgacaacacaactgatATT TGACAACACAACTAATATCACAGCAGTTGATAACGCAATTAACACTACAGCTATTGAGAATataactgacattgcagaaattgacaatataactataaataacaaAATTGACATCacagatattgaaaataaaactgTTGATCCTGTAGTTGACAATAATACAGCTGACAGAGATGTTGGCAATGAAACTAACACCACAAACCTTGATGATGCACCTACAGATACCAGAAATGCTATTGGTGTCAGTGACAACGTAACAGCTAGTATCATAAATAGTTCCCTTCCAACATTCACAACTGTTATCGGAACAACAACCGATGCATTGGTCATTACCAGTCTATCGACAGAAAATACGATACTGAGCAGCACAGTTATTGAAAACCCTACTCCTTCCGGGACCCCAACGGTTAGTAGTAGAGCCAGTGAGACCACAAGAATTAGTAGTACCACCAGTGAAAGCACAACAGCTACTAGTACCCCTATTAAGACCTCAACTCTAAGCAGTACGACCAGCGAAACCACGACAGTTAGCACCACCATCCAGCTACCAGTTTTTGACACCGGCATCAGCTCTGATACCACGGAATCGTCAGTGCTGACGTCTTCTACTTTAGAGTCAGTCAATTTAGAAATTGACGAATTCCCAAACCAGGAATCAACTGAGAAGAGTACAGCCGGTTA TAACAATATTAGTGTTGTGTCTATGTTCTGTGCCAGACTGAGCGCCAGGAATACAAGTGCCTTTCGCACCTGCAGAAACAAAACTATTTACTGTGTCACGCATCTCAAGAAGACTGATAGTTATGAGCTGACAAATGGCCAATTCACT GAGTACGGCAAGGTCGATAAC agcCAGACTGTTTTTGCAGCCATACG GATTCTGTTGCTTAGCTCCTCTATCATGCAGAGCACCAAACGTCTGCCTCAACTGTATCTGCAGACCAGG AAACCCAAGCAA TCTGAGAACATGGGCTATCCCAGGAACCGAATAGGTGCAAATAACCCCCTTTTGTCCCCGGTCGGTATCTCGGAGGTGATCGGGAAGTCCACGTACATTATGAGCGCGGTCTCACTTCTTCCTGGACGAAGAGCGCAAATCCCAGGTGaaca AtcaacctcctctccttccccttctcccgtcGCCCCAACGAAGGAAGACGATGTCCTCGACAACAGCAGCAGGGGACACGGGGACACCTGCGGACCGTGGGCACAGTGTGGGGGAGATCTCACCTGCAGAAACAGCACGTGCATTTGCCCCGAGTATGTGCCCGGTGCTTTCGTCGTGAGGCTGTGTCTGCATCAGACtcgttctgt ATCCGACTGCAGTTACAGTGAAACCGGCAACAGGTGTGACTGCGAATACTTTAACTTCACTCTGTTACTGCTGTATGGCCTCGCTGCATTCCTGGCCTTGCTGCTCATTCTCTTGGTCTGGAGTCTCATAAG ATACTGCTCAAGAACAACTGTGGTGACCTCACCTGCGGAAACTTACTCAACCAAGGATCATGTCACGTCACAAGCCAATCACGTGTCTCGTCCTGCAACAGCAAGTCAAGGCAACCATTCATatgg CCCCCAGACCGAGATTCCAGGCCAAATAACCCTCACAGCCGAGGAACTTCCCTCACCTAGATTCTACTACCCTCCTTCCCACGTGAGTCGACGTGGCTCCCTTCCGAAACTGGTCTCGACTTTGGAACCACAGGCCATTCAGGTCACGAGTCCCATAAGCCCCAGACGCCCTTCAACGGCAGGTCCTCGCAGCGTATCCTTGGCACCGCCCATGTTCCCGGGAGATTATAGATTCAGTCCTGTGGAAACCGTGCCTCAGAGACCTCACGTGCTGCCGCCATTAAGGACTTCCACTCGACCACCCAAACTCTCGGACATTCCTTGA